The sequence below is a genomic window from Harmonia axyridis chromosome 1, icHarAxyr1.1, whole genome shotgun sequence.
TTTCTGGCAGTGTCGTTCGCATAGGGTATATTGTTTATAGGTGTCCGTTTACTTTTATTCCTTGCGTATTGTTCTGAAGTTCTATCTGGAAAATCACCTCCACATACACATTGAATAGTAGAGGAGATAAAACATAGAATTGCCGTACCCCTCTCCTCTTCCTATTTGTATATCCTTAATTGACAGTGAGTTGTTGATTCGAAGCTTCGCTGATTGATCCCAGAACAGTTTCTggatagggattcacggcttgacttgatactcaagctacttgacttggactCGACTTGAATtctactcaagttcaagtcaagcatTCACTATCAAGTACTTTACTTGACATTGCAAAACTTGACTTTTACTtgtgttgatttcaagtcaagcccaagtcaagtagcttgaatatcaagttgaGCCGTAAATCCCTAATTCTAGATAATCTGGTGATCCCTCGTATTCAAACCCACTTTTTTAGAACATCCATCATCATGCTATCAAAAGCTCTTTGATAATCTATAAAGACACATCCTTCCTTTGATCGTAACATTTCTGTGTGAGCATTGAGGCTTTTCTGAAGACAAATGGAGTTGTAACATTGAATTTCTCAACGATAAAGCTCAACAATAATACTATCAAAAATGCGTTAGTAGTAACGAATgagaaataaagaagaaaaaaaggtcGCGAAATATACAACATGATATTTTATGGTTGGTGGCTATCCAAGCGATAAATCAAAACATAGAGGCTGACTAATATAAAACTAATCACAAATCCGAGaaagttaaataaataaaaaatgaaagaaaacgaAATATATTCGGATGAAATGGGTGAAAATACATCAAGGGTAATAATGACACGTATATTTAGCTTGGATGTCGAAACGAACTTCATTGAACTTCACCGTAGAAGAAACTTCCATCAAAGGGGTCAGTGTCAAGGAACTTCAGTACACATTCATTCACCATCAGTTACGACTCGctaacataaaaataaaactaaCAATAGTTTTACGACCCAATTATCTACAAGTCGAATGTGTCGGAATCAATACGACTAATTTTACATCAGAGGAATCTGTTTCAACCTTTGAAGTGTCGCTCCTTTGATTCCAAACAAACGGAATCACCgcaaatgaggaaaaaaacCTTTAGAAGAACAAACAGAGAGTTTAATACAGTTTAAACAATCGAAATATCAATGTGAGCCGACTGAGGGTATCCGAATACTTCCAACTTAGCACCCGCGTCCTATGAATTCTTAAGTATACAAACTAAAACGCCTGCGGCCCCCTTTGGCTAGAGACCTAGAGTTTACATTTTTCCTGGAattaaaatttcagatttttccgAAGATTTATTTGAACACTGGAAACGCAGAAATGGAAAAGTTGGATGCTTCAAGTAAAACTTAGGTTTACTTTGTCCTTCGCGATTAACTTAGCCTGTTAAGATTGAAAGGTATAGTCGAGTAAATAACATAAGAGAAGTTTTATGTATTTTCATGGAAGTGATTTCTCTCGTTTTATGTCAGAGAGTTATACGTGAATGAAACCAATGAAAGTTTAACCTGGTAATTCTTTCAACTGAATTCAGTGAGTGACTTGTCAAATTCGTAGTCCTGAAAATACTCCTTAACAGTCTCATCTGGAACCCACTTGCATGATGGTTTTCTCAATCTAATGCATGTCTTCAACTAAAtatttaataagtttattcctGTAAAATAGATATCATGAGTGTACATTATGCAGATGTTACAAATCTACTTATTGTGGAGTCACTATGGCCACTGAAAATAGGCTAGAAGAAAATAATCTAATTCTGAATTACCAAAACTGACTTGGTCCTGTTCCATCCAACTATAAAAACAGGTGTAACCTTAAATGACACCGAGTTTGCAATATCTAAAGATACCAAGTTCCTTGGAATTGTAATAAATCAAAAACTCAAGTGCTTATTTTCTTCATCATCCCATCACTGGAAAGGTTCGCTGATGGTATATAATTAGTCAAGGAGCACCAGGCTCTCTTATTCCTAATTCCCTCATTGCCGGTACCTTCCCTAGATAGTCTTAGAGTGGCCTCCTAGGCCACTCTCTCTATCACTAGATGAAGAGGTGTGAGATCTGTGTTGATCTCCAATGCCCTAGTTGGGCACGTTCTCATAGCTCCAGTGATACAAACACAGACTAACCTTTGAAATGGTTTGCCTCCAAGGAAATCTGGGGACATCAATTTATGCACTTTCAGTATTGTCAAAATATCTGAgtccaaaaatattaaaaaccatTTACCATAGCACAATTGGATCAAAAATAAGGTTTGCCATAACATTCTATGGATCAGGAAAGATAAAATCAGTATACatctcacagaaaaaatcaattgaacaattcaattcaacaaaTTGAAATACAGACAGTCCTGCAGGGGGTTTTTCAGAAGTAATGGCATTTTAACAGTTTATATGCCATATATGTGCAGGAATGCTTGATTTTCcttcataaaaataaacatatgttcGATCAATTCAAAAGTTGTCATTCGTAtactacaagaaatcaaaactacaatTATCCTTAATGCAACCTGACAACAACTCAACAACAGCTAGAGTACAGATGCATGATGATTCAAAAGGCACTTATAGGTATAAGGGACTACTGGATTTAGAACCTTCTTCGATGGAACAAATTGAGAGCAACTTTTCTATCTTTCTTTGGACACTGTTTCACTTCCTGTAatgtatctttccatttttagtattgacgtagtttttacttaaTAAATGTCAAGATatgatagcttcaaaagtgacagttgcCCATGATATCggtttattaaaaatgaaaactcttataggaacaccctgtatgtgccATTGCAATTCCATGAATTACTAATTTTTTTAGTGAATATCGATTCGTGGATGATCTTTTTGAAGaagttcataatttcaaaaaacaatCAATATCATCTTGTTAACTACGCtttgaaattgtttcattttaaatatctCAACCTgtgtaaattaattaaattaataatgaaataatgtaaaaaaaattatcaaaattcctTCATTTATTCGAGTTTTCAATcaataatcattcaaaatatcTTATTTCTCAGCCTTCCAATGCTTTACTCATTTAACAGCATAAGTTCAAATGAAATCTAAACTTGTTACTGAAAAGTAGTCAGGGGGGACAATTTTCTGGTCtacaatatatattttttgtgatttttctcCTATAATCTGTCAACCGGTAAACCTTTAGAAGTTTCCTAGAAAAAAGTGTTCAAATTTAATGGATCTATCAAATGGGAGTTTTATGTAGCAATATATCATTAATGTCGGAAAGATCATTTGTATTTGAATTGAAGGAAGATTGATTATTATGAAGTATCATTACAAAAGTATTAAATTCCATGGAACCTATAAATTCAAGGAGGTTTTCATGTAGAATTGATATcagaaagatttattttgaattttgaagataaataaaatgagaaaatcaCTGATTAGAACTcgtatgaaaaatgttgtttctaACACGTGCGCAAAGTGCCTTTTCCATACGCAAAAACTTATCCGATCTCCGGTCCGCGTTTTTCGTCTAGCTGCATCTATTTTGGTCCGTAGTAAAAGCAGCCCTTAGTGCACTTGTAAGAAAAGAATTAAGTTATTATAGATatacatttcaaaacgtcaaATTCAAAGAATTAGTTTTGGAAATTTAGGTGAAAATCACACTTTACAATATTCTGATAGTTATCGGGAGAAGCAGTCTCAAAAACGAGGTCTTTCAATTGACCGTTTTCATTGCAATCAATACAAACTTTCGAGCAAGAATTTGCTCCtcttcagagtaataaaaagtgaaaaaatataaaaaattatgattcaaaGACCCAACAATTTCCACTTATTACAATGTGATGTTAACCTTGAGGTCACATTTATAAATTTTGCTTTAAATAGTCCAAACTAACTTTTTCGAttgttaaatattcattttttaactTCATCGAATTGCTAAAGATACATATTGTGATAGAGATTTTTAGTATGGATTTATGAATATGACCTCGAAATTAACATCACATTGTTGTGAATATTGGTTccttgaatcataattttcatacttttttccaatttttagtTCCCTGAAGAGTAAGCTTGGTAGGTAATGTTGTTTATCTACATGATATATTGAACCCCATGTAGGATTTGatgggaaaaaaaaaaataaataaattgcaataaaatcgGTTAACTGCTGCTCCCGATATCTAGAATATTGTGAATTAAAAACTCAATTTTTATGCTATGTGACAAAACAAGATGAATATAAGCATTCAGTATGAACCGAAATTTTATGTGTATCCCCTCCTTTGCCTTTCAACAGTGTAACACGAATTTCTTCAGAATCTCTTCGACGACCAAATGTTTCTTTTATGTATGAACGTCCAGTTCCCAGTGTAAAACAAGTACCAAAAATGTTTCCAAACATTCCATTGACTAAATGTTTaatgttattgttattttatacagGAATTTCAGGTGAGaaggaataatatttttattgtttttttttatacggaCAGTGTTATTATTTAATGAAAACATCAAAAACTCTATGAAATCACAAGTATTTCTGTTTTCAATTACAAACGATTCATCAAAAAGCTaaatagttttgaaatatttgtgaaaatttattatcaatatCGGGCGCATTTTGAGCTATGGAAAAATACTCGAAAGATCATCATGAAAACAACTTTATTATGATTGCTAATTGCTATActgaataattgtttattagaCAACATGCGTGTGATGCTCAAAAAAGTGTATTGATAGGTACATATAGGTGATAGAATTCGAAATCAAGcttataaaataaatttgaacgaaaaatattttctagttTCACAGTTTCCTTTATCTCCTTTACAAATCTACCTGTACTTCAAgaactattatatttttgtcgTACAATCCCCCAATATCCAGCGGCGTACGCAATAGTCCTTGACTATACCGAAAATAATGCTCAACAATAATTTGAAATCCAGTATTTTGGTACATAATTACAATGTTTCATTCAATACATAAAAGAAaagttaatacataaataatcaagaggctacGGCACACCGAATAAgtagtaatatacagggtgctctattcgaaatataataatatataataataataaattgcctttattaaagaaaagaaaaatacatatcaagagGCGAAGTTTAGCATAGCTACTTCTACTCAacctccataaaaaaaaaacaaaaatttgtaataacaaaataaaaatacaattcttgaaaataatacgataaactgaacacaaaattatattctgttgAAAACATAAGGGAAAAAACAGGTAAACATATTACATATGCAAAACTTATTCACCCTGCAACTGCaacagtattttttttaaattccgtTTTAAAAACATCTCTGAATGTATTTTGTAACTTAAAGGAACTGAGTTATAAACAGTGACTGCGTTGTAAGTGAAACCTCGACTCGAAACGGAATCTTGGGAAATGTAGAGTATGAGAATAGCGTATACAACGTTCATGCAAACCTCCCCTgttgttagtactttttgatataaccGTCAACATTACAGCATTGAAAATAGTTaagatcgatagagcagtggttcctacccaagaaaccaaattttcaatggtACCTTCCGTTCTGCGTAAAAATCTGGGGAATCAGCGACCGTGGCCCACCTTGTACCTATTTGAGTATCTGGCAATCCTATCATTGAAGGTTAACTTATATAATTATTGATTAATCATCTTTTGATCTAATTTCTCGATTATTTTTGTTTATCTATTTGTTTCtaacaatttcataaaaaatttttaatccttGCTAAATGAAATGTCGCCTGACCACCTAGGTACTCTTTTCCCAAATCCATcattttatattaaattttatatcAAACTTTTCAACTCTTTTCCGGTAAGGCTCCTTCAATTGTTTTATAGCTGTCTTTTGAGGGTCACCCTGATGCATGTTCGAGTAGGTAGTCGATTTTATAGTTTGAAAGTTCTAACTCAATACTTTTTCATAAAACGAGTAAGTCTGTTTTCGAcggttttattttttatattattcctaAACGTATCTGGTTATTtatcatttcttctttttccagAGTCACAAAAATTCGATTGCAACAAAGATGAACCATGTATGCCACTCAGACACTGTAAGGAATATATGGATTTCATTAACGTTACCAAAAACCTCCATCggcatttcataaaatttttaatcgATAAACAGTGTGGTTTCTACAAAGAGGAGCCTAAAGTTTGTTGTGGCAAAATACCACCGGCATTGAAATATGTCATTTTAGCGAGCATAAATAGACCCCACAACAGATATAAACGATCTGCAAAGAGCACTGACAACGATCAATTAGATCAACTCAATCTGGATGAATCATTATACTATACCTCAGACATTAATCAAACAGAAGATCTACTGAGGCTAACAAGGGAAACTGGTGTAATGGAAAACATTGGTCGGTTGGATATTCGCTGATTTCTTTTCAAcctttatatgaaaaaatactcaACTATCTATTCTTGATTCCATAAGTCAAAAACAAgttattcatttcgaataaaCACAATTTATAATTTAACTCAATATGTTAGAAATAATAGCTAACATGAATAAAAGTTATTATACAGTTAGTCAATATTGTTTTAATCGATATCTTGTGACTGACTATCCAATTGTAATATGACTTACaggatgaataaataattattaggtTTATCAAAAAATCCATGAAGCTAAGGAATAGGGATGCATCAAGCCAAGTaaattgacattttaaccaactacttgacttgaaaatcaatatcgtgaaaaattacatacttgagcttgacttgacttgattttagatatttattacttgacttgatatcaagctacttgatattacttgagcacAATATATAATTCTGCAATCTTGTTCGCGATTTGTCTAAATAAGgggagagactgaagcattcgacagtgtgacttcattagtagttttctcacatttctctgaaatctatcggtagattttggtagtttcagaaatatcttcccaaacttggccaaaatggcctaagatttttttatcaacgccagcatcttcagctcctgttgaaaaacaattttccagagctgctcttacagttacaaaaacccgtaataggttaggcgacaaatctataagatgcctcatgtgtcttagattctggatgtaaaattttgaaatcaaacaaagcctggatgtatttcaatattaagaaactttattcttttattatttttcattttgttataattcatagtgattcaattcatgtttttatttcaagaaatttaatattttcggtcttttatacaataagtttgatatagtgttattaaattttttttattgatgagacactacacaataaaactgccaaaaattcaagtagcttgatgtgattcaagtacttgataaataaataattgacttgacttgagattgaaaatcaACTACTTAATTTGAGCTTGacatgaaatcaagtcaagctcaagccaagtagcttgaaaatcaagccaaggcGTGAATCCCTATTAAGAAAAGCTATACCGATACAAGTGAATACCATAGGAATATGAATAACATTCCCATTTCCCCTTTTTGAGCGCTGGTCTTCGAATTGATTCCTGAATAATGTCGTCAGAAGTCTTAACTGTTAATGCACTGAAAATATGCATTTTAATGCAGAATGACAATTTCATGTATTGTTTAAAATTTCATCTTGATCACGTaaccaaaaccatagaaaattcaagcagaatatcgagaaaaaatacAAACTGATACAAAATCAGGAGTTTTCAAGCACTagtcattcatgcgtcaattgttGTTTCTGAAGATGCAATTGCATTAATGACGAGCTCTCAAAGGCTCCTGACTTTCTACATTTCAAAATagattaaatataatataatatttaaaaaatggtAGTTCCGAGAAATTAtcataaatcaataaaaaaatttcttgccATTTGCAATAACtgtaaaaaaattatcgatatataactaaaaaaattttattcatgttGCAATGAGAAGAATAGAAATATATCAGtcaaaaatcattttatttatGTCATATTAGAATAACTGAGCAGTATCATTTTCTGGAAAGTATCCAAAGTTGTTTCGAATAAATATCCAGGTACGCCACACGTTTTGTATGCGTCCTCACAATTCGTTTTGTTCAAGCCACTTTGTAAAGCGAAGTACATTGATGTACCATGCAACTGTTCTGTTAACCATGTGCTGCTAGATATACCATCAATGATTTTGTCACTGCTTGTCGCTTTTCCCTTTTCAATATTAGAGAGTGATTGACTAACAGTAGAACAAATATATTTCTGCATACAAGTTGTTGGGTCTATTTTGTGGGTAGATAAGAGCTCGATGATGTTGGACAATAGTTCGGGTTTTCCATCAGCACCtgtaaaacaaaatattcagaAGTTGGTACAGATTCTCATTTCTCTTactaatcatttcaaaattcctgTTGCAGAGTTCAAACATTATTAAATGccccctcagagtaataaacatagatagagggagcatttgtcattttcagtaatcgaattttgtccccaatatgaactatcaagttTGACATAAGGAGCGagtaaatgaaaacatttcagtgatacgatattgcaCTCAACTCGCGAGTTTCTTATTGATGGAATGAATGTTTTCCGAATATCAAATTCCAacaaagtccggtcaactccagaatgacctctatactaagtgagaaaaaaaaatcgaatcagaaaaaatggtaaaggaaataAGTGCTCCTTTTAACCTCAGAAATCTTCGATTGAGGTATAAATAGAAGTCAAAGACTCAACCTGTATAATCTGTTTGAGTGGTTCATTATCCCAAGGGCGAAAAGacgaataaattgaatttgcaCAAAAGCAATGCAATGCAAACCAATATTTATATCCAATAATGTAGCCAATGTAGGTAATTGTCATTTTTCGAATGGTAATtgtatttcaagacaaaaaaaccgaatatatcataaagatataagTATTTTAGTGTGAATGGAAAAAAGACACAATGTTGtcgattttttgatatttatattgaattatcttcatcaagtagactcaattaACCTATATAATTCAAAGTGATCATTGTTTTAGATTGAACATCAACCAAAggatgaatttaaatttttttaaattgttgtttcaattgaaaatgtcgatttgtattcGTAGTTCACGAGAAAAACAATAAGGAAAGCTATGACTTCcttttgtaattattttctctGTAAATTCTTACTAGTTCTTACAGTTCCCTTCAGTTCGTTTGAAAttcctcaattgcaatttttgtgaagtagatatatACAAGTTGTAAGTtggtaaattcaataattttcctaACTTTAGAgaactgatgaggaaaaaatgtattgataaatacaaaaattccgaaacgtaagTAAAGATATATTATATTGTGAAGGGAAAGGAAACAATGTTGTAAATGTTTAAATATTCATATGTAATtacattttgaaatgtcttgtttATGCTGAAGACAGAAGTTACAGAATGGAAATCACTGTCAAGTTATCATGAATATGAAACCAGAAATTCTCATATTCTTCCTGTGCATAAACAGAGAACATATCATTCTGGATGTTCTTCATATCAGAGCATTAAATTATATGAGCATTCACCATCCTCAATAAAGTCTCTGAATATACATCAAAtcatacaataaaaaaaaatgccaTCATCGAAATGTTTTTACTAGGTGAATTAATAGTTTTTCTAttctttaatttcaaataaaggtgtttttttagagctatagaactttaaattgcaatgaaacaacgatggattattcgattgacatgaattttatttatccgcaagataatcttgtggcattacattttaaatatgatttctggcatatgaccgccacggctggctcggatgtagtccaatctggacgtccaattttcgatgactttttctaacatttgtggccgtatatcggcaataacacggcgaatgttgccttccaaatggtcaagggtttgtagcttatccgcatagaccaatgactttacatagccccacagaaagaagtctagcggtgttaaatcacaagaccttggaggccagttcacaggtccaaaacgtgaaattaggcggtcaccaaacttgtctttcaataaatcgattgtggcacgagctgtgtgacatgttgcgccgtcttgttggaactacagctcctggacatcatggttgttcaattcaggaatgaagaagttagtaatcatggctctataccgatcaccattgactgtaacgttctggccatcatcgtttttgaagaagtacggaccaatgattccaccagcccataaagcgcaccgaatagtcagtttttctggatgtaacggtgtttcgacatacacttgaggattagcttcactccaaatgcggcagttttgtttgttgacgtagccattcaaccagaagtgcgcttcatcgctaaacaaaataaaatggacgtagtgtgcgatacgtattccgcacagaaccattattttcgaaatgaaattgcactatttgcaagcgttgttcaggcgtaagtttattcatgatgaattgccaaaccaaactgagaataaatcacttgacagttgttaaatcggttgccatcttgaacagtaatgccaacttaaagttatatacctcgaaaaaaacacccttcatattcAGAATTACATAGAACTATCATTCCATTTTTGTCATTATACATATTATACACTTTGTAGTATCTGACAAGATCAATACAGTATGGAATGTTTCTAAATAGGACAAATTTTGATCAGAAACTGGGACATGAGACCAACCGTCTACGGCAAAGTTACCACCCTCCGCTAAGGAGGTggaaggtgtatatggcagcGACCACTGAGTTGAGAGAGAGAGGGCGCAAAGATTGGTTGAAAACTTTTCTCCAAAATGGTTACTCTGGTAGAGTGTTTCAACTGACCACTATGCAAAGTATTTGTCAATTGGGAAAACAACGTCTAAATTTGAATTGCAGCTTTAATAATTATGACGTGAATTAACCCTAAAATTTAGTCAATTTAGGAGGTGTCAGGCAAGggaattctaataatttcaattcagaTTATATCATTCGATATTTGATGGAAtcatatttaatttattcatttgaaatccaTATTGGTTTAGAACACCATTGttgataatcaaaaaattgagCACATTGTGTACTAAAACGATACTTGCATATCACAAAAACAATTCATTTTTGATCATCTCGAGTTGGCTggaaaaatcaatcaatcaaattgaCAGTAGTGAAAATGTTAAACTGTtgaaaaaatactgaaattGTTTGTGTTTTGTGTGTGTTTAAATTGTGAGTAATATAAATTATCCAATGGAAGAACGTCTCTACTTATTCGAGGTCCTCATAGACAGTATCTATTTTGATGATTGCGTATCGGAAATTCCACAAAAGAAGCAAATTGTTGTTAGTGTGAAATTGGGAAATATTGTCACTTTAGAGATACGATCTGAGACCCTACCAAATAGGGGTGAAGGTAagttcaaatgattttttttttcaatgttcaatgTCTAATGATTTTCATGACCACTCTCTTAGGCCTCTTTGAGATCTCTCAGTTGCTCAGAGCTTGTAATGTTAGAAGAGATGTGATACCATATACATAGCTACAATGAATGAATAACTTTCGTTTATAGGTTTGAGTAATTATTAGAGCATCTACacgtttcattgaaaaattcaagcttcttttttatttttctttttattctcCTTTCGATCTAATGCCATCAACGTCTCAACACCAGGCTTCTCTATTCTTTTATACATacagaataaaaatttcaatcttcgtgcaaaattttgtatCCATAAAGTCgttagaatcatagaaaattcaaacagaatatcgaaaaaatgataaaagcTCTGACCAGGAACTTTTGGGTGCTCATACATTAATGTCCCAATAGCGCCTTTAGAGACCTCATAACTGAATATAAGTTAATATGGGGCACAGTTAGctcatgaatgaatgagtgcTGAAGAGCTCTTCACTTCACATCTATAGGTGCTTCAATCATTTTTGTGTTCTCAAAATACCGATTGCATGAATGTAGTAGTTTCAGTTTTTAATCCAACAAACTTGTTTTTGACGATTTTTAAAGGTCTATATTTGGGcaaaataattaatgacattgcTAACTCACACATTTCAGAAAATCACGGTTAGAGAACGAATGGATAACAACCACTCAGATTTCTGGCCCTATAATAGCTTCTTTCATTACAATTTCGTTTTGTATCTATTCGCCAAGCATTTTTCGAGTATTCTTCTCAAAAATTGAGTTCGTGTTGTTTGTTTACTATAATATTTCCATCTGAGTCTGTTAAGATTCCTTGTTACTGGCGAAGTTTCACCAGTGAGCTCTTTGACTTTACAGTACTGATTGAAACTGTAGTGTTTTTTCTGCAACTTCTCAATTTCATTgtatttttcatgatttctccACATCACTCTTGACCACATATTTAAATTCTGTATTAGCAAACTCTGGGCAAACTTACAATAACTGGTTTTATATCCAGGCTCGACTTCATAAATTCTTCAAATCAATTTGCTAAAAAGGCACTGtttaatttatattgaattttgtatTTACTATCCCTCGATACCAGTTCTggggtaggattctgtaactttcgttatcatagcaaacgaaagcgataacgttacgaagcgaagctaagcggagcgaatgcggtattctgtaagcgtctttttctttatcgtttcgttatctttacgcttttactttcgttgtcggagcttaccgactttacacgaaggaacattggcaacgttgcaaataagtagatatttgagctactgtaggattctgcaggttttgacatatgaggtacatgagataatctctaataagagcaatgagataagagtcccttttatggactctagctgtaatgtcctttgaataatccacagtatttaacttgagtattgtcagaaattatattttgatttatgactctcattggaagttacttaacaaagggtttcataccattttaaactgtttagtttatcattaagaatgaattagctaattgaatacagcacctgaatgcaaatattgagtattacaaaaagccttatttgagcactggaagaaattcgaaatggaacctcgttcaatggattataatttaaaaccttcattcttattccagttacaaaacctacccatactacaaaataagttcggggagtcaactaatagtgtgtataggtataaagaaatattcatcatgttttcaatgattctgatcatcgacgaggaaatctcaagaagagttcgtctaactcttacaagagaggagaatagatttcttcgagatagaagtgatccatttaacttaacggatgagagattcatagacgttttccgtttgtc
It includes:
- the LOC123683153 gene encoding uncharacterized protein LOC123683153, which encodes MYERPVPSVKQVPKMFPNIPLTKCLMLLLFYTGISESQKFDCNKDEPCMPLRHCKEYMDFINVTKNLHRHFIKFLIDKQCGFYKEEPKVCCGKIPPALKYVILASINRPHNRYKRSAKSTDNDQLDQLNLDESLYYTSDINQTEDLLRLTRETGVMENIGRLDIR